The genomic segment GTGTCTGCTCCGGATGCTCTGCAGGCAACAGGGGATGGATCCTCCGGAAAGTTGTTGCAGTAATTTACCACCGCGCTATCATCACCTCTGTCAATGTCATCCAGTAACATAAAACTGCATTTCCGGCCACAACTTTGTAAacataatactactactactactactactcatagtactactactactactaattataataatgagtTTATGTAGacaaacatataaagaaaaataaaatcacattaaagCAAGAAACAAAATCCTACAATAAAAATGGCAGATTATGTCATACAAAATCGAAAAACAACGAgaacaattaaaaataacacattaaagAAAATTGTAAAATTATCAATATAATAGCTAAAACAATCAATTCAAAGCCATGCAGTAAAAGTAGGTTTTGAGAGATGATTTAAAACAGACTGGATTTAAGGCAAACTATTCCAGCCACTGAAAATTTAAATTCTTGTCTATTTCCTAATTTCAatcaataaattataaaaaaatatcagataTGTAATGTTCACGAATCAAGaaaattaatatatatgtaatatgaaTTCAAGAAAATATGtcaatttttacatttctttgcaATTATTCTGAAGGTCAAATGACTGACATTCAGCTTTGTATACGTCTGATTGACGTTAACTTGACTATTGCCAGCATCCAGCCACAGCTGGAGCGCGAGACGAACACGCTGCTGCCTCAAAACCACGCGCACTACCGCGAGACCCCGCCCCCTTAGAGTCACATTAGAATATaaatggaaaaactgaaaatatatacGTGATTAAATTCTCCAGTCGGGCAAGTTTGTCCAATCCAATAATCAtacagttataataataattattattattattattgttattattctctATTGGTTCTCTATTCTTTATATCTGAATTTAGATGATGTCAGTGTATTTAATATGTACTGGTTTTTTAGAGTCTATATACTATATTTATGAAGCATCAGGAATAATAACTAAAACACGTTGtgctcatttattatttatcaaattTGGATTGTATGATTTAATTTCTTGCCTgaaccattttatttttattccattaCGCCCTCATCCAACTCCAGGAATACGGGATGTAACGTGATGTTGTTTTGTCCTCACACACTTGTACCTGAGATAACAAGTGAACCATCACTCTGTTGTCTAATGAAGACAACTGGGGACGCCCATTAAAAGCCTTGGTGTGTCAGGGCTCTCTTTAGCTTGTTTTTCCACCTGGGTTGCCAGGTGTTTTCAGCTCCTTGGGAAGGAGAGGTGTGACTGATGTTTGTGGCTGAGGATTGAGATTGTGGAAGTACccgacccccccacccccgggCAGGGTCCAGAATACCAAAACACAACAGGCAGACGAGCGTGGTGAGCTCCCAATAACTGGCTTATGCAACTGATCAGAGACTCACTCGGGATTATGTAATGGCATTAAGCCAGGCTGTGGCTCATAGCTGGGCCAGGGACTACCACTGTTAACACTGTGGGTCACATCTCAACTTCAGGCTggaatatattgtttttacacAGTCTGAGTGTGTGGAGACGGTGTGAAGGTGCAGCAGCACTGTCAAGGTCACGGCATCAATGTCATGAGCCAATAAAAAGCAGTGTCTCCTGCACGGTAAAGCTGAATTTCTGCAGATTAAGTGGACCAACAACAGATTACTGCATAACTGGTTCCTGTGCTAAACTAgcctgctttgtgtgtgtgtgtgtgtgtgtgtgtgtgtgtgtgtgtgtgtgtgtgtgtgtgtgtgtgtgtgtgtctcaacaAACCCAGCAGCACAGAGGGAACACAGGCTCAGAATGCTTCCTATATGtatcctgttttatttaaatttgttatAATAAAGTATAGAACaactatattatatcatttattttatctatatAATAATCTTTtccaataaatacatttcttaatAGGAAAACAAGATCAGAGTGTCATTGTCAAACCCAAGTATTTGCCTCTGTCACAAACAACCTGCTCTATGTGAAATCTTTTGTAGTATCTTGTCTTTACTTTTTTcacatacatatttatttgtcatttgttcttttttgtaaaatgatcTTTGAAAGATGTTTCTTAATAACTGAAAGGACTTATTATAACTGGCTTTCATATCTGTACTCTGTAGACTTTAGGTACTATTTTCACTCAAAAGCTCAACTCGTGCATTTTGTCAGGAAATCATTTGTATGGTTTCAGGATTGTGCTGTTGTAATCGTCGCACATAAGAATGTGACATCATCTTTTTCCTGATTGAGCCGCACCCTGTACACTACCTCAGATACGTCTGGTGTTTCTCACTGTTTTACTGATGTCTTTTTCCAGATGGGACCAAACAACAGACCCGACCACAGCTCTGGAAGCACGACAAAAGGAAAACTCAACTATTTGACGGATCAGAGTTACCAGGCGTTAGGGTGTTTGATTGTAAATGTGAGAAAAGTTGAATGCAAAACTGAATGATTCCCAGGGTCGATGTCACGTGAGTCAGCATCAGTTGAAGAGCCCCGAGAAGAGATACTGTTCCCTGCAtaatgggaaatgtaggatcttATATTTTTGGAGCTTGATCCATATGTTTTGGTCTCTACTGCTTTGATTTTGTTAATTGTAATATTAgtttgtatgagtgtgtgtgtcagctgtatGGAAGagcaatattaaataaataaatataaagtgatttttatttggtGCATTAGAACTATTGCATGAGCATGTCCATTATACAAATAACTAAAAATTACATCTGATGCATATATGAATTGCTTATTGAAATTTTATGATTGATAATGCAGTTAAAGTGGTtgtatttgaaatataaaagtCAAAGAGGGTATCCAATGAGTGAATAATGATTCTGTTACTGCTGTGTGGGTCAAACTGTGTACAGCAATGTTGTCAATATTGCATCTGGGATGTGTTACCAGATGTCTAAACTTCAGAGAACACTCATTCCCCCAACACAAGCCTTGAATGAATATTGTTAAGTATAATGAAGTGTTGTGTTCAGGCCCCTGCTCATGCTGATCTTGTGATAGGGGAAAGCACATTCCCTCTACATTACTTGccaagtaagtgtgtgtgtgtgtgtgtgtgtgtgttgcagcagggAATCCTACACAGacgaaaaacaataaatcacatttgagcaggATCATGTGATTAATGGAGGGAGAGCAGTGAAGCGTTTGGAAACCTCTGCTGACCAGACTTGATCAAAATTTGCAGTTTCTGAAGAACATATAATCAcatggtgtaaaaaaaaaaagatgaactgTTCAGGTTTAGACATTTTAACACCACATACATCAAAATCAATTATGTCAATATAATGACATGCATGTTATTGGACGGACAACAGTCCCACCTGCTGGACAGAACTAAAGTCTACACTGAATGATTTAAACAAGGTGCACTTTATTTCATTATGATAAGAAGTGAACATATGTTTtacactgaaaactgagtgTCATATAAACTTTTTAAAGGTAATCAAAAATGGTCCCTCTGAACAACTtgtgtgtaaaatataataaaccaATCTTGGTATAAAACAGGGCACATGAAGAAAGTTGTGCAAAAAAGCAGAACTAGAAAAAATAGATCGCAGAAATTTAAACGGCACTTTACATAAAATCggactgattaaaaaaaaaaaagtgtgatcTATGACAGAGATCATCCCAGATTCAGTTGGTCTTTTCCAATAAAGGCATGTAGTGCTCTCAATTCTAAAATCTGTAACAGTGaaggaaaaatagaaaaataaccAGAGTAAAGATAACCTGAGGCAAGAACGATCTTGAGTGAGTAATTAAAGCTCAATTACAGACAACGTCAGATGTTTCATAATGAAAATCAACATTTAGGCAACTTGTAAAGTGGCTTAAAGGAACAAAATATATCTATTTTCCCCCGTCAATGGCTTTAATATGATTTTGATTGTACACAATCCTATAAAAGCATCCTACCTTATTTTGGCTTCCAATTTTAAATGTATGCATTTCAAAACTCAAGCAGAGAAATTTGAGGCTAAAGCTACGTTTCCTCACAGTGCAACAAGAAGAAGCTATAGAACCAGTGTTGACAGACTTCCCTAGCTGAAGTCTCTGTCAGGGAGCACCAGTGGGGCCACCAGCGTCCACAGGTAAATTGCCAAGCCAAGCCAGCTGGAGCCGATCTTCACCCACACGGCCGGCATGCTGGTCTGCATGGTCTGCATGGCCTCGTAGTCGGGCCTGGTGAGCCAGGAACAAGGTCAGAGGGTAGTCGGCTTTGTCTGTCAGTAGGTTAGTCATAAAAGAAGGAATAGCAGATACTCACTTGTACCAGTTGGTGAGTGTCATCATGATGTAGAGAGAAGCCAGGAAGAGGCTGAAGTGAAAGAAGGAGTAGCTGTAGGTGACTCCGTTCTCCTCGTTGTCCACAGCCCGTCGCACTCCGTCCTCTCCGGAAGAGGCCTCGAAGTCGGTGGTCAGACCCTGGTCTTCCTCAGTCTGCATCAGCTTGTTCACCTGGGCGTTGTTAGAGGAGCGGATGCTGTGGTGGTTGAAAGCACAAGGACTCGTCTTGACTTATGTGCCTCTGACATTAGTTTCATAGCAACACAAATGACAGTTAATTAATTCTGAAAATCTCCCACTTCCACTAAAGGTTTGaggtttaattcatttttttcccaggtTGATCGAACGTTGGAGAAACACATTAATGCTGCCAATCTCTTGTTCTACCAAATCCCAAAGGATCTGTAATGAATTCCGATCAGGAGACTGCAGAGAAAGGTTTGAGACGACTTTTACTTTGAGACACGGAGAATTACTCTGCTGGAGCCAGGACATTAGAGGAGGGTAAACCACATGCAGCCTGGACTGTTGACACGAGGCAGGTTGTCTCCCTGGATCAATCAGTCTTCAGCCTCACATTTCTATTTTCTGGACGTGTTGTTCTCACTCTGAGATGCTTTTTCAGCTCACCACAGTTATAAAGAGCGAGTTACTGTAGTTTCTCGGTCAGCTCCAAGCAGTCTGATcattctcctctgtcctctctcatcAACAAGCTGTTTCTGCCCACAGAACTGCTGCTTACtggattttttcctttttggtttttgatgccaaaaaaaaaaaaaacctcttctgACTAAACTCCAGGGACTATTATGTGTGAAAATCCCAAGAGATCAGCAGTTTCAGAAAGTCAAAGTCGCTGTGATCAAATTCTTTCTCCATTCTGAGGTTTGATGTGCAATTTCACTGAAACTCCTGTCCTGCAACCTCCCTTTTCTGAATTGTATGCAGCTACACGATGGGCTGAGTGGATTATTTCCGGACTATAACCATTCTGAATAATAATCTATTTACATACAGACACATGACCAATTAAAGTAAAGAGAGTAACAGAGAAACAGGATGTCAATGCTGCCCTCCACAGGACATGAGGGGTCACTAAAGGATTTGTATTTAAAAGGAAATGAATCACAGTCCTCAGTTCTCAACCCAGTTCAACACCTAAAGGAGATTTTTGACTGAGTGTTAAAGAGCATCTATTAAATCTAaagtttttcctttaatttatCTGTCAATACATTTTCTTACTGCACTATATGcagtgatatttttttaattctacttTATAATAGCTAGCTTAAATCAATTAAGCGCAGGGTTAGAGGGTTCAGCTTCTCGTATTCATGGGCagtgtttactttttcttttctgaaggCAAGATGGCTGCTTTTAAAAACTCCAGTGGTGACAGTAAAATACCTTGCATAAAGAGTGCAGAACAAGAAGATGATCAATCCCACAATGCTTTGTGCGTCCCACCACTGGACACTTGGAGCAGCGGGGGTAGGAGGAGCGGGCCCTGGTGGTGGGGTTGGACCTGCAGGCTGGACCAGACTCAACAGGCTGGGGTTACACTGCCGGTCTGAGGTTGGAAACAGGAATCAGTGTGAATACTTGACATCGTGTGTCTATAAAAGCCGCAGAGGTTTGTAGTTAAAGGTTTTGAATAAAATGATTCTGTGCTGTGACTCTGACTCTTAAGACTTACTGGGGTTGTTGGTCATGGCTGACCAGGTGATGTACATGGTGTAGAGGGAGATGAGGGAGGCCTGGAGCAGCCCTGAGCTGGGCTGAGCATCCTGCAGAGATAGAGGCATGAGGATGAGTCAGAAAATAACTCCTCGGTGGTTCAGACATTTTGTCCTCACTCAGAGACAGatggttatttttttttagctaGCTTGACTCCGAGATTGAGCattaaagaacatttatttttgacagACCCCTGTGCAATAGATAAGAGGTTAAATTATTCACAATTGTATGATCTTTCACTAgctgtattatttttaattgagGTGTTGGGTAATTGCTCTTTAGTGCAACCTCAACCCTGCATTGTTGAACTACTAAACCACACACAGTTGCAGCAGTGGGGTTCAGGAAGAGTCATACAACTAATAACAGAGGATGCAGTGGTCATCCTCCACAAATGACAAATGCAGTCACTGTTTACGCAGGCTTGTATTGAAAGGAATCGTCTGTGGAAACTGGTGCATAAGATGGTTTGAGTCCAAGAAGAAAACTATTACTCATAAAACAGCAAAATACTACAAGAAGATATTTTGccagaaaacatgaaaagaggTCTGATGAGTGTTGGCAGCACTTTGTCtgatcaaataaaaccaaattaaattGGTTTGAAATTAATTGGTTTGGATCCAATGGAGTCCTGCATGTTTGTCGTGGACCTGACCAGGACTAACACAGAGACTGAGTGTTGACAGTGAAACATGGAGGTAGGAGCACACTGATGAAAAAAGTGAAGACTGTTTCCTGTCCCCTCTAATCGAACAGAAATTGGATCCAGCAATAAAACCAGCAAAGAGCAGCTGAAAAGAAAGGAAGCATCTGTGAAGAACAACAGAACAACTCTCTATAGATCCAACACTGGTATCATGAAAACTCAAGAGGATCGCATCTGTCATCAAAAACAAAGGCGGACatacaacatatatataaaataaaaggacTGAATGGAGGATGGACTGACTCCAGTTGCAGATGGTTCTTAAATGTAAGCCTCTCATTACAGTTTCTGTTCTATAAATGAATTAgctttattctttcatttcaatatttttatagttattttttatattctatttcatttttaatattctattttttatttattttttcactgtgtaattttctgagcatggctagaggggagcCTGAGACTCAAGCATTTTATTGCCAGCgactgctaaatgtaattgcatatgacaataaacctttgaatctTGCTGTTTAACAATATTCTGTATCAGTCCATAAATAGCCATACGTCTACATTACCTGAACTTTGGGAAGAATGGAGACGATGGACACGATGATGCAGAAGATGAAGTTGAGGCTGATGAAGACCTTGTGCTCGGTGCAGTCGTCAGCTTTGGTATAAAACACGTAGAAGAGCACGACAGCAGTGAAGGCCAGCACGTAGTGGACGATGGTGAAAGAGAGCAGAGCTGCGAGATAAACAAACATCAACGTCATTATACGAATGAAACCTGACAGTGAAACTGCAGCTGGAGTCTGGTGAGTGTTTTACATTGTTTGCACTGGTTAGTTCTGTACAACAAGACTCTCCCATCAAAACTCACACACAAGTGTATTTCACGCAGTTTGATTTATTACATAACTGTTGTGTAATCTGTCAATGTCACTGGCACCAAAAGGCTAATCTGAATTGTAATTCAATGTtccagtttcacacacacacatctatatgATTTATTGACAAAGGTATAATTAACTTTTGTGCAGCTTTCTAATGTGAGAACTTGCAGGGAAATATTTGTTGGAATGAAACATGCATTTTCTACATGCACTTAAAGGTTTATGTCATTAGATGGAGACTATGTGGCCTTTCTACCTGCGAACCAGCACTTGGAGTTTCCATTCTCTGCCTTCTCCAGCCAGGACTGGTTCCAGGAATGGGCGAAATCCACGAGTAGGATGAGCTGGAtgacgatgaagatgaaggagCCCACCATGCCGAAGTAATACCACACTGAGCGCACACAGGGAAGAGGACTGACTCAGGAAATTGtaggtttttaaatatttctattaATTACATTGTTTGATGGCTACATGTGGGTGTTTACcatgaaaacagaagaaagaacACAGAACATGAAACATGTCACATATTCTCCCTTAATACATTATTCTAAACCTTTAAGTTCTGATATGAATCACAGACTTTCTGAGCAAAGgaagtttattttattctaagCACGCATTCACTGCCAACTCTACCATTGAAACGTATTTTGTTGAACGAGTGTTTTGATATTG from the Paralichthys olivaceus isolate ysfri-2021 chromosome 20, ASM2471397v2, whole genome shotgun sequence genome contains:
- the serinc2 gene encoding serine incorporator 2 → MGACLALGSLASCASCLCGSASCLLSSCCPSTFNSTISRLAFSFLLMLGTMVSVIMILPGMEEHLKKIPGFCVGGTTIPGIANKVNCDIIVGYKSVYRMCFAMACFFFLFSIIMIRVRSSKDPRASIQNGFWFFKFLVLVCLTVGAFFIPDGDFNTVWYYFGMVGSFIFIVIQLILLVDFAHSWNQSWLEKAENGNSKCWFAALLSFTIVHYVLAFTAVVLFYVFYTKADDCTEHKVFISLNFIFCIIVSIVSILPKVQDAQPSSGLLQASLISLYTMYITWSAMTNNPNRQCNPSLLSLVQPAGPTPPPGPAPPTPAAPSVQWWDAQSIVGLIIFLFCTLYASIRSSNNAQVNKLMQTEEDQGLTTDFEASSGEDGVRRAVDNEENGVTYSYSFFHFSLFLASLYIMMTLTNWYKPDYEAMQTMQTSMPAVWVKIGSSWLGLAIYLWTLVAPLVLPDRDFS